CGTAACCCAGGCCAGGAATGCCATCCATGCACAAAACCACCTCTCCCCGCGGTCTCCGGTTGGCCGTTGTTTTGGGGGTCTCGGCCCTCATGCTGCCGACCGGGATCGCGCTTTCACTCCGGGCCGACGACAAACCGGCTGCGGGAGCGAAGGCGCCGCCGGACCTCGCCAAGAACTTGATCGGCACATGGGTGCTGGTCGGCACGCCGGACAAGGTCGGCGAAGTGCCGAAAGCCGGCGGCCGCCTCAAGTTCTTCACCGGGAAACACTGGATCATCACCCAGGCCGCCCCGGACACCGGCAAGGTTATCTTCCACCACGGAGGTACGTACACGCTCGACGGCGACATCTATGCGGGGACCATCGAGTACGCCAACGAAAGCACGGCCGAACTCATCAAGAAAACGCACAAATTCAAGATTAAAGTGGAAGGCGACACGTACACGCAGATCGCCGTCGACGGCAACCCGTTTTCGGAGGTCTGGAAGCGGGTGAAGTGACGCGGGCCGCAGCGCGATTTCCACCCGATCTTTCGCGGTCGGGCACACGGTTTTTGCAAAACGAAGCCAATTTGCAGCGACATGGACCGGCTTGTGGCCGTTGCCGGGAAGTCGCGGGCCCGTGTGCTCACCTGGCCGTTCTCCAGAAGTATCGAGATCACACGAACAGAATAACCGTGCCAGTTTGGCACCGAGAACAGCAAGAGTGGTCTGGTGTAGGGCTCGCTGCTGTGCGTCCTTGCCGGGGGCGGAACTGCGGCTCGGGATTAACGTGTTCAGGAGACAGCTCGACCCTCATGGTGTAGGGTAATTGAGGCGGTAATGACCGCGTCGCAGAGCCGTGCGGGCCACGGATGTTGAAAGCTTGTTCACCGGCTCCTCAAGGATTCTTATGGCTTCCGATTCCGATGCCACGAACCCGATCTCGGTGAGCTTAACCCCGACATTCCCGGAATACCTACGAATTAATTGGTGGGTCACCTGGCGGCGGTTCCGGTTGCTCGTACCGTTCGCGGTATTGATGTTGATCGGGTTCGCGTTCATCCCAATGTTAGTTGGCGGACCCGAGACGCCGGCGGACCAATACGTCCGTCTTGCCCCGGCACTGATTCTGCCGGCGATCGTTTTCCTGTTGTTACCAATCACCATCTACCTGAGCGTTAGGAGGCGCTGGAAGACGGCACCGGAACTTCGGGAACCAAGAACGTACACCATCAACAACGACGGGCTTCGGGTGGTCGGGGTATCGTTTGAGGGTTTCACAGCGTGGTCAAACATCGTCAGCGCCGAGCGGGTAGGCAGCCAGATCTTGTTGGGTAACAGACAACAGCAATTTTTCTTGATACCCGACAGAGCAATGGAATCCGACGAACTTTGGCTTCGGTTCTGCCAGTTGGTTTCGACAAAGGTGAGTGGGAGTCGACTAAAAGCCGGGCGCCGAAGTCGTCACCGATGACATCATCTCCAGCAGCAGTGGGCTGAGTTCTTGATGTCTGTGAATCGTGCAGACGAAGGAGGGCCGCGTGCGAAAACCTTCTCATTCCCTGCCGAAGTGGCTCCGGTGGCCGGTCCGCCGGTCCAATCAGGTTCTCTTCGCGGAAGCCCTGAGCCAGCTGTTGTCGGCCGGGGTGGAGCTGACGCGAGCCTTGCAAGCGGCCGGGGAAGCGAACCCGAGTTCCCGGTTCCGGGCCGCCCTGCTACGAATGAATTACCTCTGCCAGACGGGGAAAAGCCTGGCGGATAGCCTGTCCCAGACCAACGTCCGCGTGGCGGGCGGGCTGCTGACAGCCCTGGAAGTCGGAGAAGAGCGGGGATGTCTGGCCGAGCAGTTGGCCGCGTTCGCCCGCTGGCACGACCCGCAGGCCGGTGCGCGGCTGGCCGCGGAGGTTGGTCGATCGCCCGGGGCAGCGCGGTTCGCGGCGGCGCTGGCCACCTTGCTGTCGGACCGTCGGTTGACGGTATCCCTGGTGGAAGACGCCGGCCGTCTGGCGGGCGGTGGCAATCGATTCAATCAGACGATCGGGCGGCTCGCCACGTCCGTGCGAAACGGCGTCACGTTCACGGACGCCCTGGCGAGGGAAAAGGCCACGTTCGACCCGCTGTTCTGCCTCATGGTGAAGACTCCGGAGCACAGGAGCGAACTGCGCGCTGTCCTCGCGCGGCTGGGCGAAGACGTCCCGCTCCCGGCCCCAAGGTGGGTGCGCAAGGCGGTGCTTCTGTTCCTCTGGGTGTATGTCGTGTGCATCATAACCCTACTGATTTACGGCTGTCTGAAAGAACTCGAATGGGTCGATTGAGTCGTAAGCAATGCCGGGAAGTGTGACATTTTATGCGATTCTTCACGAAGGCATGGCTTACTAAAGAACTCACCGACGCGGCTTTTGAAGCGGCGCCGGGCGAATACCGCCTCCATCTCGCGTCGTTGCGGCTTCCGTCGGACGTACTCGTCCTTTCCGAGGTGAACATGCTGGGCGTCCTGACGGGACTCATCGCCCCCGGGATCTGCAGCAGGTAACCTACCTGCAAAGCAGCAGACACAAGGGCTGATTTTGCCGTAGCCGGGCGGAAGCAGCGAGCGTTAACGTACTAATGAGCGCCGAGTACCCCGCGGAAGGTCGCCCCAATGCCGACCAGTGAAGAGTACGAAGCGAAGATTCAACCCCTCGGTTGGCCCGAGCTTCGGCTGTTGTGGAATCAGATCAAGGACCGGGACACTCCTGGTTGGGACGCGGGAAAGGCGTTCGAGTACCTCGTACTGCGCGCTTTCCAAATCGATGGTGCCGTGGTTCGATGGCCATACGGAGTGTCCCTGTACGGAATGGCTGAGGTCGTAGAGGAGATTGACGGCTCGGTGCGAGTGGGTGGGTTGTACAGCCTCGTCGAGAGCAAGGACGAAGACGGTAACATCGCCATCGCGCCGATCGCAAAATTGCGGAACCAACTGTTGCGTCGGCCCGCCGGGACATTCGGGATGGTTTTCAGTTCGCGTGGGTTTACCGAGCCGGCGATCCAACTCGCCCACTTTGCGTTACCTCAATCCATCCTGCTTTGGACCGGAACGCAGGTAGAGTACGCCTTGGACAACCGCAACATCTGCACGCTCTGCGAGCAAAAATACCGCATGTGTGTGGACTACGGCTTGCTCGATTTCGATGTCACGACGGGGGCGATCGCGTGAAAACTTATCTTCTGGTGGAAGGGCAAGCGGATCTGGAGATCTTGCGGCGGCTACTCCCGTCCGACATTGAGCAGCAGACCACCATCGCCGCTGCGGGCGGGCGGAGCAATATCACGTCGATGGCCCGCTCGCTCCTGGTGACGAAGCGAAAACCGCTGGCCCTGGTCATGGACGCGGATGCCGTGGAAGACGGTGCCGTGCGGCAGCAACGCCAGATCTCCGAAGAACTACTCCGGTCCGTATCCGCGGGGGTTCCCTTCAAGGTCATTCTGATGGTGCCGGAGATCGAGGCGTGGTTCTTCTTGGTCCCCGATGCTCTTGAACGACTTAGCGGAGAGAACCTCACTACTGACCTGAAGGCGTTAGCCGTGTCGCGGCCGAAGGAAGTTCTGGCACAACTTTTCAAGAGTCGTGGAGGCTCGCCGATCACTTTGCTTGCGAACGGCATGACTGAGGACGAAATTCAGTCACTCCGAGAAACGCCGCCGGGCAAAGAACTTCTCGCGTTTTTGAGTGATCCAGTCGCGAACAAAATCCAACCGCTGCTAGTGTGATGGACAGCTACGTCCTGTCGCGTTGACCCGACCCGAAAACAGGAATCTCGATCTATGGCGTCGCTCATGCAGGAACTCGGGGTCGACCGACTCAGTCGCGAGCAACGCATCACGCTCGTCCAGGAAATTTGGGATACTATCGCGGCCGAGTCGACCCAACCCTTACTGACCGAGGCACAGCGCCGCGAACTGAAACGCCGGGTCGCGGACGACGACGCCAACCCAGGCGACGGCGTTCCCTGGGAACAGGTCAAAGCACAGACGCTGGCTCGGCTGAAACCGTGAGCCTACCTCTCATCTTCCGTCCCGCAGCAATTCGTTTCCCGGCACGCGCGGCCGGCCGTTGCTCACAAACCGCGCATTACTCTTGCCTTCCGCGAACGCATAAGCCACAATCCTAATTACCTGCCAGAACCCCGGCCCCGCGGCCGTAGTGTCGGATCCTGCCCGAACGCGCTTCGCCTCTTCGAGGATGCCTCCCATGCCGACCCTTCGCACGGCCGCCGCGGCCACCGTCCTCGCATCACTCGTCGTCTTCTCCGCACAACTCGCTCGCGCCGCCGAAGCAGTCGTTCCCGTGGCCGACGTGCCGCCGCCGTCGCCAGGCGAAGTGACCGCGCTGGCCGTGTACCCGGCCAAGGTCGCGCTGCGGAGCGGGGACGAGTCGGCGCAACTCGTCGTCACCGCCACGCTTGCCGATGGCCGGCTCCGCGATCTGACGCACGACGTCAAGTACGCGGTCGGGGACGGCAAGACGGTGTCGGTGTCCAGCACCGGCCGCGTCCTGCCACTGGCGAACGGCACGACCGAGATCGTCGCGACCTACGGCGGCAAGTCGGTGAAGCTGCCCGCGTCGGCCGAACACTTCGGCGAAGACCTGCCGATCAACTTCCCGAACCAGGTCGTGCCCGTGTTCACCAAGCTCGGCTGTAACAGCGGCGGGTGCCACGGGAAGGCGTCCGGGCAGAACGGGTTCAAACTGTCGCTACTCGGGTTCGAGCCGGACTTCGACTATGTCACGCTCGTGAAGGAAGCCCGCGGCCGCCGGCTCTTCCCGGCCGCCCCGGACCAGTCGCTCTTCTTGATGAAGGCGACCGGCGTGACCCCGCACGGCGGCGGCAAGAAGATGGAGCCGGGCAGCGAGGAATACAAGATCGTCCGCCGGTGGATCGGGGCCGGCACCCCGTTCGGCAAGGAGACCGACCCGGTCGTCACCAACATCAGCGTGTTCCCCGAACACCGGATCATGGCCCGGCACACCAAACAGCAGTTCGCCGCTTACGCCCACTACTCGGACGGCACGGTCGAAGACATC
The Fimbriiglobus ruber genome window above contains:
- a CDS encoding YcxB family protein, coding for MFTGSSRILMASDSDATNPISVSLTPTFPEYLRINWWVTWRRFRLLVPFAVLMLIGFAFIPMLVGGPETPADQYVRLAPALILPAIVFLLLPITIYLSVRRRWKTAPELREPRTYTINNDGLRVVGVSFEGFTAWSNIVSAERVGSQILLGNRQQQFFLIPDRAMESDELWLRFCQLVSTKVSGSRLKAGRRSRHR
- a CDS encoding type II secretion system F family protein; translation: MRKPSHSLPKWLRWPVRRSNQVLFAEALSQLLSAGVELTRALQAAGEANPSSRFRAALLRMNYLCQTGKSLADSLSQTNVRVAGGLLTALEVGEERGCLAEQLAAFARWHDPQAGARLAAEVGRSPGAARFAAALATLLSDRRLTVSLVEDAGRLAGGGNRFNQTIGRLATSVRNGVTFTDALAREKATFDPLFCLMVKTPEHRSELRAVLARLGEDVPLPAPRWVRKAVLLFLWVYVVCIITLLIYGCLKELEWVD
- a CDS encoding restriction endonuclease; this translates as MPTSEEYEAKIQPLGWPELRLLWNQIKDRDTPGWDAGKAFEYLVLRAFQIDGAVVRWPYGVSLYGMAEVVEEIDGSVRVGGLYSLVESKDEDGNIAIAPIAKLRNQLLRRPAGTFGMVFSSRGFTEPAIQLAHFALPQSILLWTGTQVEYALDNRNICTLCEQKYRMCVDYGLLDFDVTTGAIA
- a CDS encoding addiction module protein, which gives rise to MASLMQELGVDRLSREQRITLVQEIWDTIAAESTQPLLTEAQRRELKRRVADDDANPGDGVPWEQVKAQTLARLKP